The following nucleotide sequence is from Coffea eugenioides isolate CCC68of chromosome 10, Ceug_1.0, whole genome shotgun sequence.
GAGGTTGAAGATATGGTATCTTATTTTACAAACGCAAGAAACTTTCAGAGTCCAGCGGTGTCATTGATAATTGCCCTTTCCATGTAAGACAATTGTAGCTTTCAAGATTCCATGTTATTTTGTTCCAATTCATATAAAATATCTATGAATTCTTGCTATACTTTATTGTAAGACAATTTTAGCTTTCGAATTCCCAAGATATTTTCTTCCAATTCATATGACAAAGTAGATATGATTTGATAATAGTATCTATAGATAttacacccaaaaaaaaaaagagattgagAGTAGAGATCTAATGGTCAATTCATGCAAACCCTCTAGATATTTGCAAGTTGAGACAACGTATTGCGTGACAATTTCAAGAAGTAGTACACTATAGCCACTTTGCGGGTGCTTCTTTCTGTCTCTATTGAATGCTTCTTTCTGGTCAATTCATGCAAACCCTCAAGCTATTTGCAAGTTGGGACGACGTATTGCGTGACAATTTCAATGAGCAGTACACTATAGCCACTTTGCTGGTCAAACCAAAATATGCTTCTTTCTGTCTCTATTGAGAGCGCCACTATCAAATTCAACTTTCGCCTTCAGAAATTCAAACTCTgtaaaatttttcctttttagaaatGGAAAtttgccattttatcaaagaCTTTGACAAAAACCCCAATAGCTTTGCAATAACTTTGACAAAAATACATAAATAAGGCAAGCTGCTAGAGTACGTAAATTACGATCAAACAAGAAGAAGGGTTATTGCACCAAAGAGGGCAGGCTGCTAAGGGTACGTAAATTAATTTAGAGTaatgatgtttttttttttttttataaagtgAAAGATCTTGAATTCAATATCttttatatacaatattatCTATCTTACCATCTAACTCAACCTTTCTCGAAGCGACAAAATGACATTTCTTTCTGTACAAAATACATATTAACCTAAGAGATTTTGTTTTAAGGATGAAGCTCAAACATTGATAAAGTAATAAAAGATTTTCGCTGTCATGATCACTTAAACTATGTGTGACAAATCCTGGGGTCAATATGTTCTTGTATATTTCATTATTTGTCTGTTCTGAACATTTTTATAATCTCTTCTCGGTGCTGGCAGACTTCCACCCTTTCTTTTTCATAGGTCCCTTTTCAATTAATTTTCAAGCGTCTCCGCAATGATTTGCATTTTTAATAGGGCAGGTGGCGCCCTGAACTGAATCAAAAGCATCAATTAAAGCCTAACTGCGAGATTGACTACCAAACAAATCaacttttggttttggtttcaTAATttgggttgtgtttggattgcatttttctagattttttgtagaaaaattattatagcgatttgatatatatgaggcaaaaaggtgattggaaaatatgttcacgaaaaatataataatttttctttaaaaaatggCTGTCCAAACAATGCTCATTGGCCAACAGGTATGCAAGTCTGGAAATGAGAAAGCATGTCACTTGGGCTCAATTTCACGTTCACATCAATAACCCTTCTTGTAAAAAATCAGATTCTGACGGATCAGATCTGCAATAATTCGAGATCATTTACGTCTTCATCCATTTTTTTGCCATTGTGTGATCCGTGTGGGTAGGATGTCCAGAGATTTCTTCCCTGCATAGGATGAAATTAATTTTCCAGCGTTTGAAAGTTTGGACTTTAATGTGTGCAAATTACCATCTACTCGTGTAATATAATAGCTTTATATATTATCACACGATCTTCTACGTTTCAAAATATCTACACAAACTTCTTTGTAATTTATGTAGGGTGAAAAAATGAAAGCAACTCAAGCTATAGCAATTGACCTAGATACGTTTCAGAAACACACGTGCTAAGATTACATTATCCACTTAACTCCTCCGTTGCTTTGCATATATTTACATAATCTCCCTATAAATTTACGTAAATTGGTTATCCCTAATCATGATTACTATCTACCTAAATGACAATACTAGCATTTCAACTGAGGATATTACGGAAGCTACTTTTCGTCAAATCTTCACTGATAAATTAAACTACATGGGTTATGTGAATACTTTATAACGTTTGGAGAGAAGTGATCAATAGATAAAATCACATGGAGATTTGCAGTAATTTACCCAAATTAAAGTCGGAGCGGTACTATACTGTGGGGTTGGCCTTGCCATGTCGACAAGGGGCAGCAGACCATTTTGTCGTTGACTTCTAATTTTTCATTATTACGCACGCTAAATTTTgctttttcaattttcacaAATTGCTTCGCCCGCTATAAATTTGGATAGATAGCCATAGGCTTAAGCATCAAAACTCATTCCAACAACAAAAGAAAGTGAAGGGGAAAAAAACACAAGCAATGGGTTCCATGTCTCTGCCAGAAAAGCCTCATGCTGTTTGTATTCCATATCCAGCACAGGGTCACATAAACCCTATGCTGAAACTAGCCAAGCTCCTTCATCATAAAGGGTTTCATATAACCTTTGTTAACACAGAATTCAACCACAAACGTTTGCTCAAGTCTAGAGGTCCTGATGCCCTCAATGGCTTGCCTGATTTCCAGTTTAAAGCCATTCCTGATGGGCTTCCTCCTTCTGATGTTGATGCCACCCAAGACGTTCCCTCCCTTTGTGAATCCACCACTACTCATTGCTTAGGTCCATTTAGAGATCTCCTTGCAGAACTTAATGATCCCTCCTCATCACAAGTTCCCCCTGTTTCTTGCATAGTTTCTGATGGTGTCATGAGCTTTACTCTTGAAGCTGCCGCAGAACTAGGCGTCCCAGAAATATTGTTTTGGACTCCTAGTGCATGTGGATTCCTGGGTTATATGCACTATGCTAAGCTCATAGAAAAGGGTCTCACACCACTCAAAGGTACTCTTCAGTCCCAAGAACTTTTTGTAGTATTTCTCTTTTGAGCTCTCGTGAGAGAGACTTTTTAGCACTAGTTGGACTTCTGAACTTCTGCACTGCGAATAGATATAATATAACCCCCTTGGCAACTAGCTTAATGGCATTTAAGAGAGTAATTCCTgtatcttcttttttattttttaatcgaGTTAAAATTGTAAATCCTTGTTAATTGCAGATGCAAGTTACTTGTCAAATGGATACCTTGAGCAAGCTATAGATTGGATTCCCGCGATGAAAGATATACGTCTGAGAGATCTTCCAAGTTTCTTAAGAACTACAAATCCGGATGACTACATGACAAAGTTCGTGTTGCAAGAGACTGAGAGATCCAAGAAGGCTTTAGCTATTATTTTGAACACATTTGAGGAGCTGGAAGATGATGTTATAAACGCTCTGTCTGCCATCCTTCCTCCCATCTACGCCATTGGGCCTCTACAGTTTCTCCAGAAAGAGGTGAAAGACGAGAGGTTATCAGTTTTAGGGTCAAATCTTTGGAAAGAAGAGCCCGAGTGCCTAGAATGGCTTGATTCAAAGGATCACAATTCTGTTGTCTATGTAAACTTTGGAAGCATCACTGTTATGACTGCTGACCAGCTTGTGGAGTTTGCATGGGGACTTGCAAACAGTAAACAAACATTTTTGTGGATCATTAGGCCTGATCTTGTCTCTGGCGACTCTGCAATTCTTCCTCCTGAATTTTTGGAGGAAACTAAAGATAGAGGCCTACTAGCAAGCTGGTGCCCTCAGGAACAAGTTCTTAGCCATCCTGCCATTGGAGGATTCTTAACTCATAGCGGATGGAATTCAACTCTCGAGAGCATCTGTAGTGGGGTGCCCATGATTTGTTGGCCGTTTTTCGCCGAACAACAGACCAATTGCTGGTTCTGCTGCACCAAATGGGGCAATGGATTGGAGATAGACAATAATGTTAAGAGGGAAGAGGTTGAGAGCCTAGTGACTGAGTTGATGGTTAGAGAAAAGGGAAAGGACATGAAGAAAAAAGCCTTGGAGTGGAAGAACAAGGCTGAAGAAGCAGCTAAAAGTTCGGGTGGCTCTTCTTACTCCAATTTGGAGAAGGTGGTCCAGGTGCTTCTCTCCAAGTAAAATCAGAATAGCATATTTATGTAACGAATTTCTTTCAATTCTATAAATAAATTATCTctatttttcatatttgtaaTTGTATACGGGGGTTATAATCCTTTGATGTTCTTTTGTGCTTATCCTTTCCTAGAGAGTTAATATTATTGATTTCGAACTCCCATCTAGTAAGCAAAGCAAACCTTTGGAATATATTGAGGTCCCTGTCTGCATTATTAAATGCAAAATACTGCAATTTGGCATGGAATACTGCGTCGGCAAACATTTGATCAGGTCCTCGAGTCCAAGGACTACGCTCAGATTATGTgaagttaaaatttttttttattgaatatATGAAttcattaa
It contains:
- the LOC113749956 gene encoding 7-deoxyloganetin glucosyltransferase isoform X3; amino-acid sequence: MGSMSLPEKPHAVCIPYPAQGHINPMLKLAKLLHHKGFHITFVNTEFNHKRLLKSRGPDALNGLPDFQFKAIPDGLPPSDVDATQDVPSLCESTTTHCLGPFRDLLAELNDPSSSQVPPVSCIVSDGVMSFTLEAAAELGVPEILFWTPSACGFLGYMHYAKLIEKGLTPLKDASYLSNGYLEQAIDWIPAMKDIRLRDLPSFLRTTNPDDYMTKFVLQETERSKKALAIILNTFEELEDDVINALSAILPPIYAIGPLQFLQKEVKDERLSVLGSNLWKEEPECLEWLDSKDHNSVVYVNFGSITVMTADQLVEFAWGLANSKQTFLWIIRPDLVSGDSAILPPEFLEETKDRGLLASWCPQEQVLSHPAIGGFLTHSGWNSTLESICSGVPMICWPFFAEQQTNCWFCCTKWGNGLEIDNNLMVREKGKDMKKKALEWKNKAEEAAKSSGGSSYSNLEKVVQVLLSK
- the LOC113749956 gene encoding 7-deoxyloganetin glucosyltransferase isoform X2, with protein sequence MGSMSLPEKPHAVCIPYPAQGHINPMLKLAKLLHHKGFHITFVNTEFNHKRLLKSRGPDALNGLPDFQFKAIPDGLPPSDVDATQDVPSLCESTTTHCLGPFRDLLAELNDPSSSQVPPVSCIVSDGVMSFTLEAAAELGVPEILFWTPSACGFLGYMHYAKLIEKGLTPLKDASYLSNGYLEQAIDWIPAMKDIRLRDLPSFLRTTNPDDYMTKFVLQETERSKKALAIILNTFEELEDDVINALSAILPPIYAIGPLQFLQKEVKDERLSVLGSNLWKEEPECLEWLDSKDHNSVVYVNFGSITVMTADQLVEFAWGLANSKQTFLWIIRPDLVSGDSAILPPEFLEETKDRGLLASWCPQEQVLSHPAIGGFLTHSGWNSTLESICSGVPMICWPFFAEQQTNCWFCCTKWGNGLEIDNNVKREEVESLVTELMVREKGKDMKKKALEWKNKAEEAAKSSGGSSYSNLEKVVQVLLSK
- the LOC113749956 gene encoding 7-deoxyloganetin glucosyltransferase isoform X1, with the protein product MRTLNSNRYQKKPHAVCIPYPAQGHINPMLKLAKLLHHKGFHITFVNTEFNHKRLLKSRGPDALNGLPDFQFKAIPDGLPPSDVDATQDVPSLCESTTTHCLGPFRDLLAELNDPSSSQVPPVSCIVSDGVMSFTLEAAAELGVPEILFWTPSACGFLGYMHYAKLIEKGLTPLKDASYLSNGYLEQAIDWIPAMKDIRLRDLPSFLRTTNPDDYMTKFVLQETERSKKALAIILNTFEELEDDVINALSAILPPIYAIGPLQFLQKEVKDERLSVLGSNLWKEEPECLEWLDSKDHNSVVYVNFGSITVMTADQLVEFAWGLANSKQTFLWIIRPDLVSGDSAILPPEFLEETKDRGLLASWCPQEQVLSHPAIGGFLTHSGWNSTLESICSGVPMICWPFFAEQQTNCWFCCTKWGNGLEIDNNVKREEVESLVTELMVREKGKDMKKKALEWKNKAEEAAKSSGGSSYSNLEKVVQVLLSK